Proteins encoded in a region of the Triticum dicoccoides isolate Atlit2015 ecotype Zavitan chromosome 3A, WEW_v2.0, whole genome shotgun sequence genome:
- the LOC119270413 gene encoding protein LIFEGUARD 2-like, with protein sequence MKGGGDIEAGTAAPKGTTESPELRWALIRKIYVVLCLQLLLTAAVAVVFVKVSSIPRFFVSSYAGLGLYVFILVFPFVVLCPLHIYRQKHPINLLLLGVFTVAISFSVGLTCAFTSGKVILQAGILTIVVVLSLTAYTFWAARRGKDFSFLGPFLFASLMILLVFAFIQIFFPLGKLSHMIYGTLAALIFSGYIVYDTGSIIKRYKYDEYVWAAVTLYLDIINLFLGLLTLFRACDN encoded by the exons ATGAAGGGCGGCGGCGATATCGAGGCGGGCACCGCGGCACCGAAGGGGACGACGGAGAGCCCCGAGCTGCGCTGGGCGCTCATCCGGAAGATCTACGTCGTCCTCTGCCTGCAGCTGCTCCTCACCGCCGCCGTCGCGGTCGTCTTCGTCAAAGTCAGCAGCATCCCGCGTTTCTTCGTCTCCTCCTACGCCGGCCTCGGGCTGTACGTCTTCATCCTCGTCTTCCCCTTCGTCG TGCTGTGCCCGCTGCACATCTACCGCCAGAAGCACCCAATCAACTTGCTGCTTCTTGGCGTCTTCACAGTGGCCATCAGCTTCTCTGTGGGCTTGACATGTGCCTTTACCAGTG GCAAGGTCATTTTGCAGGCTGGGATTCTTACAATTGTGGTTGTCTTGAGCCTCACTGCTTACACCTTCTGGGCTGCAAGGAGGGGCAAGGACTTTAGCTTCCTTGGTCCTTTCCTATTTGCTTCTCTGATGATTTTGCTCGTCTTTGCTTTCATTCAG ATCTTCTTCCCGCTGGGCAAGCTCTCTCACATGATCTATGGCACGCTGGCGGCACTCATCTTCAGTGGCTACATTGTCTATGACACGGGCAGCATCATCAAGCGTTACAAGTATGACGAGTATGTCTGGGCTGCCGTCACGCTCTACCTTGACATCATCAATCTGTTCCTGGGCCTGCTGACTCTGTTTAGGGCGTGTGACAACTAG